Below is a window of Candidatus Tumulicola sp. DNA.
AGGCCGCCCGGCGAGCGGCGCACGACGCGCGCCTCGATCAAGGTCGAAGCATGCGCTTTGATCGTGCCGACGGAGAGCCCGGCGAGTCTGGCGAGCCTTTCAAGGGGCAGCGGCTCGACGTTCGCCGCCAGCCAACCCGCGACGTTCAGCGCTCCTTCGGAGAGGATTTGGAAGCGCTCTGCGAGCGCTCTGCGAAGGTCGGGCGCGACGTCGCCGCCTTCCAGCGAGCGGTTATGCAGCACGAGTTCCGCGTAGAGAGGATTGCCGCCGGTGAGCGCGTGCAGGCGCGAAGCCGCGGCTTCATCGAGGCGAGCTTCCGGAGCTAGATGCGATGCGAGTTCGTAGAGGTGTTCGGGCGCGAGGCCGTCGACGTCGAAGCGCGTGGTAAGCTCCGCCCGCTCGAGGTCATTCGCCGTCTTGTCGACGTCGTGATTGCCGAGCCGGCTCGCGGCGTGCCAGTGGATCGGCAGATCTTGGAGACGGTCGACCAGAAAGTGGAGCGCCTCCAAGCTGGCCGCGTCGGCCCAGTGGAGATCGTCGATCTGAACGACCAGCGGACCGCTTTGCAGCGCGATTTCCAAAACATCGCGGATATAGGCGAGTCGATCGCGCTCGCCGGCCTCCACGATCGCCCGCAGCATGGCCCGTGAGATGCGGCCACGTCGGCACAACAGCCTCGCGGTTTCGATGAAACATTCCAGCGGCTGGCCTTGACCGCTCGGCAAACAGGACACGTGATAGACGTCTGCCCCGACAGCTTCTAAGCGAGCCCTCGCCTCCCGCAGCAAACGCGACTTCCCGATCCCGGGCTCCCCGAACAAAATGCCGGCGTTGCGCTGGTTTGAACACAAACTTTCCAGCAAAAAGGCGCGCCCAACCAGGGGGACCGCCTGTTGTTGCGGCCCCCGGATATGCTTAAGTTTGCGGAGTTCACTAATGGCTGCCATCGCAAAATCGCCTATTCTGAGTTCGGGGGAGTCGCAGATTCTCTTCGCACAGTGAGGGTGAAATGAAAAAATTTCGGAGTTTCGTCGTTTTGATGGCAGTTTGTTCGGCGCTTGGGAGCGCCATTGTGGGTTGCACGGGTGTGGGACCCGCTCTTCCAGTGCAGCCATCCCACGGCACAGCGCTGCTTCCGGCTGACGTCGTGCCGCAACTGCCCGGTTCCATTCATGTCAGAAAGCAATAGATCACACACCGAGTCGTTCCGAGTGATCGACGGCCCCCTGACTTTAACATCGGCAAAGCAAGCGCCGGCGGGTAGGCCATTGGATCGCCTGGATGCGATGCTTCTCGAGATGCTGCAGGCAGACGGCCGCGCGACCTTCTCGGAGATGGGCGCGCGGGTCGGCCTCAAGCCCTCTACCGTTCACGAGCGGGTGAAACGGATGGAGGCAGACGGCGTCATCGTGCGCTATGCGGCGCTGATCGACGCACGCGCGGTCGGCATCGGGTTTGGCGCGTTTCTCACGTGCCATGTCGCCGGCGCCGGCCGCGATTTCTTGAAAACCGTTTCCATCATGCCCGAAGTATGCGAAGTCCACCGGGTGACCGGCGAAGATTCATTCATGCTGCGGGTCATGGCGAAGTCGGCGGCTCATCTCGACGAGCT
It encodes the following:
- a CDS encoding Lrp/AsnC family transcriptional regulator; translated protein: MDRLDAMLLEMLQADGRATFSEMGARVGLKPSTVHERVKRMEADGVIVRYAALIDARAVGIGFGAFLTCHVAGAGRDFLKTVSIMPEVCEVHRVTGEDSFMLRVMAKSAAHLDELVSRIKLAPELIRTKTTVVLATPFERPGFSIPEIVSEHRRTLRSVG